From one Actinomyces sp. Marseille-P3109 genomic stretch:
- a CDS encoding BCCT family transporter, whose translation MSDEDLNPPTMTRRPEPEAFLHEEDLSQAATATPAFQTSRATVKRRQRHLLERLRRSVSRQPHDTGEGMDKVVFGVAATATLAFVAWGFIDRHGLGRVSKWALSRTISNFGWLFVLSSTLFVVFVIFVAASRFGKIPLGGDAEEPEYSTSSWVSMMFATGMGIGLIFYGVGEPLYFYMSPPPGTVDPQTAKAASTAMGTALFHWTIYPWAMYALVGLGMAYGTYRLGRSQLFSAMFTSLFGRQAIDGIGGRIINILAIVATLFGSACSLGLGALQIGGGMESTNLVDKSSSGMLVVIIAVLTACFVASAISGIEKGIQWLSNINMVLAVLLAIIVFVGGPTLFILNIIPSAIGDFIDELPAMASRTAAVGNKDMSDWLSSWTIFYWAWWISWTPFVGMFIARISRGRTIRQFVSGVMFVPSVVSLIWFAIFGGGAIGLQERAEQAGRTADALAHLKGDGTPDLDFDTILFDLLNAMPVHRVVLIVLMVLAVVLVAIFFVTGADSASIVMGGLSERGAIEPSRFTVVFWGVATGAVASAMLLAGGDDPEEVLTGLRDITIVSSLPFVIVMLLLCVSLYKDLNNDPMLLRHSLANQVLIDSVTTAVTTVSERHEVETIELHTTLSAVSGSDIGDDIDTAPGDDQAR comes from the coding sequence ATGAGTGACGAGGACCTGAACCCTCCAACGATGACGCGCAGACCGGAGCCGGAGGCTTTCCTACACGAAGAGGATCTGTCCCAGGCGGCAACCGCCACACCGGCCTTTCAGACGTCTCGGGCAACGGTGAAGCGGCGGCAGCGCCACCTGCTTGAGCGCCTGAGAAGATCGGTGTCCCGCCAGCCCCATGACACGGGTGAGGGAATGGACAAGGTGGTCTTCGGCGTCGCCGCGACCGCCACCCTTGCTTTCGTGGCATGGGGCTTCATCGATCGGCACGGGCTGGGGCGAGTCTCCAAGTGGGCCTTGAGCAGGACGATCAGCAACTTCGGGTGGCTGTTCGTCCTGTCGTCAACCCTGTTCGTCGTCTTCGTCATCTTCGTGGCCGCCTCCCGGTTCGGCAAGATCCCGCTGGGCGGGGACGCCGAGGAGCCCGAGTACAGCACCAGCTCATGGGTCTCCATGATGTTCGCGACCGGGATGGGTATCGGCCTGATTTTTTACGGAGTCGGTGAGCCGCTGTACTTCTACATGTCGCCTCCACCGGGCACTGTCGATCCGCAGACGGCGAAGGCCGCCAGCACCGCGATGGGAACCGCTTTGTTCCACTGGACCATCTACCCGTGGGCGATGTACGCCCTCGTGGGGCTCGGCATGGCTTACGGAACCTACCGCCTGGGACGGTCCCAGCTCTTCTCCGCGATGTTCACCTCCCTGTTCGGGCGCCAAGCCATCGATGGCATCGGAGGGCGCATCATCAACATCCTGGCGATTGTGGCCACCCTGTTCGGATCCGCCTGCTCCCTGGGTCTGGGGGCGCTGCAGATCGGTGGCGGGATGGAGTCGACCAACCTCGTCGACAAGTCGAGCTCCGGGATGCTGGTCGTGATCATCGCGGTCCTGACCGCCTGCTTCGTCGCCTCCGCCATCTCCGGCATCGAGAAGGGCATCCAGTGGCTGTCGAACATCAATATGGTGCTGGCCGTGCTCCTGGCGATCATCGTCTTCGTCGGTGGGCCCACACTGTTCATCCTCAATATCATTCCCTCGGCGATCGGTGACTTCATCGATGAGCTGCCCGCCATGGCCTCGCGCACCGCGGCGGTCGGAAACAAGGACATGTCCGACTGGCTGTCCTCCTGGACGATCTTCTACTGGGCCTGGTGGATCTCCTGGACCCCCTTCGTGGGCATGTTCATCGCCCGGATCTCGCGTGGCCGCACCATCCGTCAGTTTGTCAGCGGTGTCATGTTCGTCCCCTCGGTCGTCTCCCTCATCTGGTTCGCCATCTTCGGTGGTGGCGCCATCGGGCTCCAGGAACGCGCCGAGCAGGCCGGTAGGACGGCGGACGCCCTGGCCCACCTCAAGGGCGACGGCACCCCCGACCTGGATTTCGACACCATCCTGTTCGACCTGCTCAACGCCATGCCCGTGCACAGAGTGGTCCTCATCGTGCTCATGGTCCTGGCGGTCGTGCTGGTAGCGATCTTCTTCGTCACCGGTGCCGACTCCGCCTCCATCGTCATGGGGGGTCTGTCGGAAAGAGGGGCGATCGAGCCGAGCCGTTTCACGGTCGTCTTCTGGGGCGTGGCCACCGGCGCGGTGGCCTCGGCCATGCTGCTCGCCGGAGGTGATGATCCCGAGGAGGTGCTCACCGGCCTGCGCGACATCACGATCGTCTCGTCCCTGCCGTTCGTCATCGTCATGCTGCTGCTGTGCGTCTCGCTCTACAAGGATCTCAACAATGATCCGATGCTGCTGCGGCACTCGCTGGCCAACCAGGTCCTGATCGACTCGGTGACCACCGCGGTCACCACCGTCAGCGAGCGTCACGAGGTGGAGACCATCGAGCTGCACACCACGCTGTCCGCCGTCAGCGGCAGCGACATCGGCGACGACATCGATACGGCACCTGGCGACGATCAGGCGCGATAG
- a CDS encoding methylenetetrahydrofolate reductase, with product MRDNEPTPSGGGHGGQADSAGAEATRPLPTVSLELFPPRPGKAASATWGRIDKLLATGPDFVSVTYRPTFVTDPAPEAHQEERGTGRIGAVRPQRDETPRVRVVQEETNPSEGVLAHVLESSTIPLMAHLTCIGYCKQEAVDIVTRFLRMGVRRFLALRGDPPAGTRADDVAGELRHADDLVRVIREVEADFFGDGKRHVTIAVAAYPATNDHIKAIEVLAAKQAAGADLAITQVFYDPADYVALTNAASYAGVTIPILPGVIPLTDLRRLTRLEALTGVRVPESLHSSLGSASGATLVERGIGATLDLATALLRAGAPGLHLYTFNRTRPALDVISHLRLGGILAGAAPDREVRDAVDRGYLQATPGRGPSFLRCGSPAQQPCPITPSSPTPPSSRRTHERNP from the coding sequence GTGCGAGACAACGAGCCCACCCCCTCAGGCGGGGGCCATGGCGGGCAGGCAGACAGCGCCGGTGCGGAAGCAACCCGGCCACTGCCAACCGTCAGTCTGGAGCTCTTCCCCCCGCGCCCGGGCAAGGCAGCCTCGGCCACCTGGGGGCGCATCGACAAGCTCCTGGCCACCGGCCCCGACTTCGTGTCAGTGACCTACCGGCCCACCTTCGTCACCGATCCAGCGCCGGAAGCCCACCAGGAGGAGCGCGGCACGGGTCGCATAGGGGCGGTGCGGCCACAGCGGGATGAGACCCCACGAGTACGAGTGGTCCAGGAGGAGACCAACCCCTCCGAGGGGGTGCTCGCTCACGTGCTCGAGTCCAGCACCATCCCCCTCATGGCCCACCTGACCTGCATCGGATACTGCAAGCAGGAGGCCGTCGACATCGTCACCCGTTTCCTGCGCATGGGGGTGCGACGCTTCCTGGCCCTGCGCGGCGACCCTCCTGCCGGTACTCGGGCCGACGACGTCGCCGGGGAGCTGCGCCACGCCGACGACCTCGTTCGGGTCATCCGGGAGGTCGAGGCCGACTTCTTCGGCGACGGCAAGCGCCACGTCACCATCGCGGTCGCCGCCTACCCGGCCACGAACGACCACATCAAGGCCATCGAGGTGCTGGCCGCCAAGCAGGCGGCCGGGGCTGATCTGGCCATCACCCAGGTCTTCTACGACCCGGCCGACTACGTGGCCCTGACCAATGCCGCCTCCTACGCGGGCGTGACCATCCCCATCCTGCCCGGGGTCATTCCGCTGACCGACCTGCGCCGGCTCACCCGCCTCGAGGCGCTCACCGGGGTCCGGGTGCCGGAGAGCCTGCACTCCTCGTTGGGCTCGGCCAGCGGTGCGACCCTCGTGGAACGAGGCATCGGCGCCACGCTGGACCTGGCCACGGCGCTGCTGCGCGCCGGGGCGCCCGGACTGCACCTGTACACCTTCAACCGGACCCGTCCGGCCCTCGATGTCATCAGCCACCTGCGTCTGGGCGGCATCCTGGCCGGAGCCGCCCCCGACCGCGAGGTGCGCGACGCTGTGGACCGCGGCTACCTCCAGGCGACGCCCGGCCGCGGTCCGTCCTTCCTGCGCTGCGGCTCCCCGGCGCAGCAGCCCTGTCCCATCACTCCGTCCAGCCCCACACCACCATCATCAAGGAGAACGCATGAGCGCAACCCCTGA
- the metE gene encoding 5-methyltetrahydropteroyltriglutamate--homocysteine S-methyltransferase, translating to MSATPEPATTASPAEIALTESQVPAVGLPGATILGYPRIGRDRELKRAVESFWKGNLDVDELRHAASELRAATRTRLADLGLTQSSSVPADFTLYDQVLQVTATLGAAPARFRDLLDADGALDVEGYFTLARGEGARPALEMTKWLDSNYHYLVPEIDASTPIGYVDAAIADQVREAKETGVEVRPVVVGPVSYLLMAKPSDEAAEGFHPLDRLGDVLHAYGHLLMDLHKAGATWVQLDEPALVSDSWNIDRGRILDAVRDAYTWLGAIVERPQILVAGTYGSLGDALPVLGQAPIEAVGLDLVAGSLPEAGDLAALEGKAVVAGVVSGRNIWRTDLDKAMSTLERLRESLPEGTPITVATSTSLQHVPHDVERETAIDPQIRSWLAFADQKVGEVITLARGLAQGREAIAAELAQDADLRHQRAAHPGVHRDEVRAAVDAITEGDRTRAPYAERKTAQDERLGLPELPTTTIGSFPQTAEIRKARAAWRRGEIDEAAYDAAMRTEIASVVALQERLGLDVLVHGEAERNDMVQYFAELLDGFVTTEHGWVQSYGSRCTRPSILWGDVARPEPMTVTWSAYAQSLTDKPLKGMLTGPVTIMAWSFVRDDIPRAQVADQLGLALREEVADLEAAGIGVIQVDEPAIRETLPLRRADRPAYLEWSVGSFRLATGGAAPATQVHTHLCYSEFDVVIDAVDHLDADVTSIEASRSRMDILPAVAEHGFERQLGPGVWDIHSPRVPSQAECTDLLQRAVDALGAEKVWVNPDCGLKTRAYAETEASLASLVGAARAVRETL from the coding sequence ATGAGCGCAACCCCTGAGCCGGCCACCACCGCCTCACCGGCGGAGATCGCCCTGACCGAGTCGCAGGTCCCCGCGGTCGGTCTGCCGGGCGCCACTATCCTGGGCTACCCCCGTATCGGTAGGGACCGCGAGCTCAAGCGCGCCGTCGAGTCCTTCTGGAAGGGCAACCTGGACGTCGACGAGCTCCGTCACGCCGCCTCGGAGCTGCGTGCGGCGACCCGCACGCGCCTGGCCGACCTGGGCCTGACCCAGTCCTCCTCGGTTCCCGCGGACTTCACCCTTTACGACCAGGTCCTCCAGGTCACGGCCACCCTGGGTGCCGCCCCGGCCCGCTTCCGTGACCTGCTGGACGCCGACGGCGCCCTCGACGTGGAGGGCTACTTCACGCTGGCTCGCGGCGAGGGCGCGCGCCCCGCCCTGGAGATGACCAAGTGGCTCGACTCCAACTACCACTACCTGGTCCCCGAGATCGACGCCTCCACCCCCATCGGCTACGTGGACGCCGCCATCGCCGACCAGGTCCGTGAGGCCAAGGAGACCGGGGTGGAGGTCCGCCCCGTCGTCGTGGGACCGGTGAGCTACCTGCTCATGGCCAAGCCCTCCGACGAGGCGGCCGAGGGCTTCCACCCCCTGGACCGGCTCGGAGACGTCCTGCACGCCTACGGCCACCTGCTCATGGACCTGCACAAGGCCGGCGCCACCTGGGTCCAGCTCGACGAACCGGCTCTGGTCTCCGACTCCTGGAACATCGATCGCGGGCGCATCCTCGACGCCGTGCGCGACGCCTACACCTGGCTGGGCGCCATCGTGGAGCGCCCCCAGATCCTCGTGGCCGGCACCTACGGCTCCCTGGGCGACGCCCTGCCCGTGCTCGGGCAGGCCCCGATCGAGGCCGTGGGCCTCGACCTCGTGGCCGGCTCCCTGCCCGAGGCCGGTGACCTGGCCGCTCTCGAGGGCAAGGCCGTCGTCGCCGGCGTCGTCTCGGGACGCAACATCTGGCGCACCGACTTGGACAAGGCAATGAGCACGCTCGAGCGGTTGCGCGAGAGCCTGCCCGAGGGCACCCCCATCACTGTGGCGACCTCCACCTCCCTGCAGCACGTGCCCCACGACGTCGAGCGCGAGACCGCCATCGACCCGCAGATCCGCTCCTGGCTCGCCTTCGCCGACCAGAAGGTCGGCGAGGTCATCACCCTGGCCAGGGGGCTCGCCCAGGGCCGCGAGGCCATCGCCGCAGAACTCGCCCAGGACGCCGACCTGCGCCATCAGCGCGCCGCCCACCCCGGGGTGCACCGCGACGAGGTGCGCGCCGCCGTCGATGCCATCACGGAGGGCGACCGCACTCGCGCCCCCTATGCCGAGCGCAAGACCGCCCAGGACGAGCGCCTCGGCCTGCCTGAGCTGCCCACCACCACCATCGGCTCCTTCCCGCAGACCGCCGAGATCCGCAAGGCCCGCGCCGCCTGGCGCAGGGGAGAGATCGACGAGGCCGCCTACGACGCCGCCATGCGCACCGAGATCGCCAGCGTCGTCGCCCTCCAGGAGCGCCTCGGCCTGGACGTGCTGGTGCACGGCGAGGCCGAGCGCAACGACATGGTCCAGTACTTCGCCGAGCTTCTCGACGGCTTCGTGACCACCGAGCACGGCTGGGTCCAGTCCTACGGATCGCGCTGCACCCGCCCCTCCATCCTGTGGGGCGACGTCGCCCGCCCCGAGCCCATGACGGTGACCTGGTCGGCCTACGCCCAGTCACTGACCGACAAGCCCCTCAAGGGCATGCTCACCGGTCCGGTGACGATCATGGCCTGGTCCTTCGTGCGCGACGACATCCCGCGAGCCCAGGTCGCCGACCAGCTGGGCCTGGCCCTGCGCGAGGAGGTCGCAGACCTCGAGGCCGCCGGCATCGGTGTCATCCAGGTCGACGAGCCCGCCATCCGCGAGACACTGCCGCTGCGTCGAGCCGACCGCCCCGCCTACCTGGAATGGTCCGTCGGTTCCTTCCGCCTGGCCACCGGAGGGGCGGCCCCCGCCACCCAGGTCCACACCCACCTGTGCTACTCCGAGTTCGACGTCGTCATCGACGCGGTGGACCACCTCGACGCCGACGTCACCTCCATTGAGGCATCCCGCTCACGCATGGACATCCTGCCCGCCGTGGCCGAGCACGGCTTCGAGCGCCAGCTCGGCCCGGGCGTGTGGGACATCCACTCCCCGCGCGTGCCCAGCCAGGCCGAGTGCACCGACCTGCTCCAGCGGGCCGTGGACGCCCTGGGCGCCGAGAAGGTGTGGGTCAACCCCGACTGCGGCCTCAAGACCCGCGCCTACGCCGAGACCGAGGCCAGCCTGGCCAGTCTCGTGGGTGCCGCCCGCGCCGTGCGCGAGACCCTGTGA
- a CDS encoding right-handed parallel beta-helix repeat-containing protein has product MKRRIVAQMAILALSLSAPVLAVTHAPEAAAADGNTIHVSAEGGADSGDGTAAKPFQTIGAALKAAGNGDTIELANGTYREGELAVDKGVTIKAAEGAKPVLTGAEVPTNWSAGGDGKWSTGQDMVRFCTVCTINADPAKEGLAAHPEQVFVDGKPLTQVLSREEVTESTFFVDDPDPVTLKSPNNNQAGYNVKPHRGTSYVVGVDPSQHQVEVVQHSRALSFNTDNIALSGLTVEKYSAVQRWDYQDPEIGTISGGGTVVAAHGSPRIENSTFRYSSTAGALQVIDSTNAAVTNNLFENNGSNAFGINDSSGAKVEGNLWRNNNTSGFITKDCGAYCTLADTKITHSKNIRFANNTVDYSATGVDISDPTAYDQNRGAGIWFDEGVMDSEIVGNYFVNVPVAIFNEVSSNNLIASNIVAGAGVGIHISGSNDTRVWNNTVSHALTSLWIQEDTRSDGCNARNAQGVCTRVQKWSAEHGMSWDTTNTTVMNNIFSSEQTTPKPGDEWRYSAMVQVLGGANDDGSGAVYANEMVSTIDYDAYYRHENPATLSTTVLWNWGADRSTQSVNAEKLADFTADSNVKAAGKESNGLDLHGSPENNPFFVKESANPMDKTSDFHLKEGSPASGTGHALPEDIAKTLGVSANVAVDRGALVNVAWGGGATPGAGDNAGDNAGNAGNNNGGNANNGGNAGNAGNNGGNGASQPSSSAAPQDGSGSTGASTDATGVTGSGSTGAGTDATGAAGSGSESTNPSSSKAGAGQKNSSVAKPGTGAEAGQGQQAAAAAAAGGGRLPLTGASMTAIAMAVAAIAAGGGITLVRRRMAG; this is encoded by the coding sequence ATGAAGCGTCGAATCGTCGCCCAGATGGCGATACTCGCTCTATCGCTGTCGGCGCCTGTTTTGGCTGTGACTCATGCGCCAGAAGCGGCTGCTGCGGACGGCAACACCATCCATGTCTCAGCCGAGGGAGGGGCGGACTCGGGAGACGGAACCGCTGCCAAGCCCTTCCAGACCATCGGAGCCGCTCTCAAGGCAGCCGGCAACGGCGACACCATTGAGCTGGCTAACGGCACGTACCGCGAGGGTGAGCTCGCTGTGGACAAGGGCGTGACCATCAAGGCCGCCGAGGGCGCCAAGCCGGTACTCACTGGCGCCGAGGTCCCCACCAACTGGAGTGCAGGAGGTGACGGGAAGTGGTCCACCGGCCAGGACATGGTCCGCTTCTGCACGGTCTGCACCATCAATGCCGACCCCGCCAAGGAGGGGCTGGCCGCGCACCCCGAGCAGGTGTTCGTCGACGGCAAGCCCCTGACCCAGGTGCTCAGCCGTGAGGAGGTCACCGAGTCCACCTTCTTCGTCGATGACCCCGACCCGGTCACTCTCAAGAGCCCCAACAACAACCAGGCCGGTTACAACGTCAAGCCCCACCGGGGCACGTCCTACGTCGTCGGCGTCGACCCCAGCCAGCACCAGGTCGAGGTCGTCCAGCACTCCCGAGCCCTGTCCTTCAACACCGACAACATCGCCCTGTCCGGGCTGACGGTGGAGAAGTACTCCGCAGTCCAGCGCTGGGACTACCAGGACCCGGAGATCGGCACGATCTCCGGTGGCGGAACGGTTGTGGCCGCGCACGGCAGCCCCCGCATCGAGAACTCGACCTTCCGGTACTCCTCGACCGCCGGTGCGCTGCAGGTCATCGACTCCACCAACGCCGCGGTGACGAACAACCTGTTCGAGAACAACGGCTCCAACGCCTTCGGGATCAACGACTCCAGCGGTGCCAAGGTGGAGGGTAACCTGTGGAGGAACAACAACACCTCCGGCTTCATCACGAAGGACTGCGGCGCCTACTGCACTCTGGCCGACACCAAGATCACCCACTCGAAGAACATCCGCTTCGCCAACAACACCGTGGACTACTCGGCCACCGGCGTGGACATCTCAGACCCCACGGCCTACGACCAGAACCGCGGCGCGGGCATCTGGTTCGACGAGGGCGTGATGGACTCCGAGATCGTCGGTAACTACTTCGTCAACGTCCCGGTGGCCATCTTCAACGAGGTCTCCTCCAACAACCTCATTGCCTCCAACATCGTGGCCGGCGCCGGCGTGGGCATCCACATCTCCGGCTCCAACGACACCCGGGTGTGGAACAACACCGTCTCCCACGCGCTCACCAGCCTGTGGATCCAGGAGGACACCCGCTCTGACGGCTGCAACGCCCGCAATGCCCAGGGCGTGTGCACTCGGGTGCAGAAGTGGAGCGCCGAGCACGGAATGAGCTGGGACACCACCAACACCACCGTCATGAACAACATCTTCTCCTCCGAGCAGACCACCCCCAAGCCCGGGGACGAGTGGCGGTACTCGGCCATGGTCCAGGTCCTTGGCGGGGCCAACGATGATGGCTCCGGCGCGGTCTACGCCAACGAGATGGTCTCCACCATCGACTACGACGCCTACTACCGCCACGAGAACCCCGCGACCCTGTCGACCACGGTCCTGTGGAACTGGGGCGCCGACCGTTCGACCCAGTCGGTCAACGCCGAGAAGCTCGCCGACTTCACGGCCGACTCGAACGTGAAGGCCGCCGGCAAGGAGTCCAACGGACTGGACCTGCACGGCTCCCCGGAGAACAACCCGTTCTTCGTCAAGGAGTCCGCCAACCCGATGGACAAGACCTCCGACTTCCATCTCAAGGAGGGCAGTCCCGCCTCCGGCACCGGCCACGCGCTGCCGGAGGACATCGCCAAGACCCTCGGTGTGAGCGCCAACGTCGCCGTGGACCGTGGCGCGCTGGTCAACGTGGCCTGGGGCGGCGGCGCCACTCCCGGTGCCGGTGACAACGCCGGCGACAACGCTGGAAACGCCGGCAACAACAACGGGGGCAACGCCAACAACGGTGGAAACGCCGGCAACGCGGGCAACAACGGTGGAAACGGCGCCAGCCAGCCCTCCTCCAGCGCTGCGCCCCAGGACGGCAGCGGCTCCACCGGAGCCAGCACTGACGCCACCGGGGTGACGGGCAGCGGCTCCACCGGAGCCGGCACTGACGCCACCGGGGCGGCGGGCAGCGGCTCCGAGAGCACCAACCCCTCCAGCTCCAAGGCGGGTGCCGGCCAGAAGAACTCCAGTGTCGCCAAGCCCGGCACCGGTGCGGAGGCCGGCCAGGGACAGCAGGCTGCTGCAGCGGCGGCCGCCGGCGGAGGTCGGCTTCCGCTGACCGGCGCGAGCATGACCGCCATCGCGATGGCGGTTGCCGCCATCGCGGCGGGAGGCGGAATCACCCTGGTGCGTCGTCGCATGGCCGGCTGA
- a CDS encoding RNA-binding S4 domain-containing protein: MTYATPQDASRYSAVSVSGSIKLGQFLKLAGLVEDGAEARIAIQSGDVTVNGSTETRRGHHLSDGDVVVVDHPTGRLCAVVEQLGSEE, translated from the coding sequence ATGACGTACGCAACACCTCAAGACGCATCCCGGTACTCGGCCGTCTCAGTGTCTGGAAGCATCAAGCTCGGCCAGTTCCTCAAGCTGGCCGGCCTGGTGGAGGACGGCGCAGAGGCACGCATCGCCATCCAGTCCGGCGACGTCACGGTCAACGGGTCCACGGAGACACGTCGCGGGCACCATCTCTCCGACGGCGACGTGGTGGTCGTCGATCACCCCACCGGCCGGCTCTGCGCCGTCGTTGAGCAGCTGGGGTCCGAGGAGTGA